CGgataattgatttttaaatttgacaGATTTGCAATTTTTTAACATCTAACTTATAGTATAAAAGGGAGGAGATTACATGCACTGATTTTGGTTGTTGAAATGTTACTTCTAGCTTTATTTTGGCCTTTCTAAATTGTAATAAATCTGTGTTTTATAAGTTTGTTAGAATAGCATGTTTGGAAGAGGGCTAAATGTTGCTTTTTGTTAGGTTTTCTTGATAATCATCATTTGAGTTATATTGGTGTGTTTTTAGCTCAAGCTCATGTATTAAAGTTACTCTTATCCTGCTTTAGAAGcttttgatgatttttattGTATGATCAAAGTAAAACTGTGTCGACAATGATTTACTTTCCTGTAAATAAGACGTATTAATCATAGtgtatttcatttttaaaagttgatttcttttatctttatatatttaacgAATAATGTTTGTCACCAAGACAATTTCACATTTCCAATTACCTATGCTTTGCAGTTccttgaacataaatatttaaatttacaatattgagtgagttatttttatatgtaaaaaataataatgaaaaaggtaatgtgtttttaatatgaataaaaactatattatatgAATAACACTAAAGAGATTAATTGTAGttacaattaattttaaaatcataagcATGAAGTTtaagtgcaaaaaaaaagaaccctCACAAAGAATCAaccacaaaagaaaaatattaaagggAAACTGATGAAATTAAAGGAAGAGGTTTGGAGTTTCTGGAGTGTTCTCGATGATTTGGTCTGGTAGAGAGAGCAGTGGAGTGGAGAGATGATAAGTAGCTTAGGGACTTTGCAGTGcgtatttttaaaacacatgGACACTGTAACATTTTCAAACTTACAAATTCCATGTTATCCTACCTAGACATAAATTGCTGGTGCATACTTAAGGGAAAGAGAAGTAGCAATGAGTTCGTTGCTTATCTTACAGTACCAATTTTCAGAATGTACGTGACAAATCTCTATGATATAAAGTTACAGATTATGAACTGCAAAGTCTTTTATATTTAAAGAGCTAACGCCTAGACATCAACATTGGGTTTTCAAGAGAATTAACATTGCCGCAGGTCAGTCTCCAGCTGATTTCAAGATGACTGACGGAATCAACACCAACCCTTTCTTGCTCcatacatattatttacaaagaAGAAGCCAAAAGGTTATCCGCCCGACCAAGCAATAACTTATGCAATTTGGAGTTGATCCTCGTACAGTCCAATGTCCATAGAGCAAAACAAATgcaaatatacattttttcagttccaaaatataaaaatacataatataaattaagcTGACATGAGGCTCAAAGAAATTAGTGTTCAACACAAGCTGGTTGTAGATGAGGCTCTGATTATGTAAATGTACATATACAACTAAGCTAACAATGCATATTACCCGGTCAGTAAGAGAGGAGATAAAAGAAATAAGATCATGTGAAAACAAACAAtcactaaaagaaaaaataatatacggATTTACCTGGGAAGAGGCATGTTTCTTTTCTAGGGGTGCCACAGGGCCTGTTTTTTTCCGCTATTTTCTTCAAGATGCGCAACTGTCTCCTAAATTGATTAACAACAATGCACAACACTGACAATGTTAGCGATTGGGTGTAACACAATGCTTTCTCAGAGATGCAAACACAAGTATTATATTAAGACTTTTGATAGATAAAACTTGAATTCATTAGCAGCTGAGTATGGTACTCAGTTATCTCCCTAGATATTAACTCCATGATAGCCTCTTTAGTAACTTTTCTTCTCTCGATATCAAATTCCGTCTTTGTAATGGGCTGACACGAAGGATCCCTCTCCACTGTTGCCAAACCTTTTAATTATGGATCAAAAAGGGCCTAATGAACGCTTCAATTGGAAATGCACATTGTATAGTCAGAGCTggaattttcgaaaaaaaacttatatgatAAACTTGCAAAGTAATCAACACAATTTTACCTGTAGAAATGTGGTGGGTGTTCCAGGAAAagtcatatataacttgtatgaGTTTTGACTCAAACTTGTACAAACAGAAAGCTTTAAAACCAGAGCAACActgaaagtaaaaaataaaacaaagaacctTAGTAGAAGAtcaaacacaaaagaaaaaagagaaagataagTGGGCCTAAATTATATTGAGATATTTATGTAGAAATTGAAGAGTCAGTAAACATACGGGAGCCGAACGTCAAAGTACCGATTCTAGAAACTTAACTATTCTATACAGATTACTAACCATACAAATATAAACAGAACCATGAGTATGGAAAGTAACCATGATTAGAACGTCAAATATATGTCATACTCATAGCTATAAACTTTACTATTCTATACAGAGAATGTGCAATAGTTGAAGACAATATACTACTTAGTTTGCAAATGGATCAAGACACACTGTGTGGTTGCTATTGCCACTTCGTGAAGGACCGGGCGTTGAATGAGCATCTGTTCATTTAGCAGTTTCATGTGGCCAACGACATCTACATCAATGGTTGGGAAGTTGCAGTTAAATGGGGCCTTCAAATGTCTATAACTACGCAGATAAGCAATCAAATTGAATATGACTTTAAAGTTGTAACAGCTTACAATAGAGGTCACCCCTGAGTCCATAGTTGGCTTCAAAACCTCATGTAAGTTAAACCTAAACCTGTCTGCGTCAATAGGGAGGCACATGTGGTCAAGATCGGAGAGGACAGAGCTGTGCGTGAAGCAAATGGCCAAACCAAGATCAGCAACTCGATAGATCTCTTTGCTTTTCATAGCAAAAAAGTTCCTGAACTATAAGTGAATCCTAGTTTGAGGTCAGGGAGG
The Brassica napus cultivar Da-Ae chromosome A1, Da-Ae, whole genome shotgun sequence DNA segment above includes these coding regions:
- the LOC125609963 gene encoding uncharacterized protein LOC125609963, with the translated sequence MKSKEIYRVADLGLAICFTHSSVLSDLDHMCLPIDADRFRFNLHEVLKPTMDSGVTSICCSGFKAFCLYKFESKLIQVIYDFSWNTHHISTGLATVERDPSCQPITKTEFDIERRKVTKEAIMELISREITEYHTQLLMNSSFIYQKRQLRILKKIAEKNRPCGTPRKETCLFPDIGLYEDQLQIA